A single region of the Streptomyces sp. NBC_00236 genome encodes:
- a CDS encoding helix-turn-helix transcriptional regulator: MATNAIDQTRRMLSLVTYLRERPGAHVQDVARAFGITEDELISDLDVLPMCGTSFRGGDLLDIDTDGDRIWWHNPDDVAEPLRLAADEATALLVAARAVATLPGLRESDRQALLRATAKLEAAAGEVGAASSRLSVTFESEGGVFADVDRAISERRRLWLRYYSPARDELTEREVDPIRLFAVGHTYMEAWCRSSEDRRTFRLDRVAEIRLLDEPAAPPELELRDLSEGLVQPAAEDPEVVVEVGPGGRWVAEYYPHDSAEELPDGGLRITLRTPDPASLRRLALRLGGEGRIVSPPELARSARTAARAALAAYDGLA; this comes from the coding sequence ATGGCCACGAACGCCATCGACCAGACCCGCCGGATGCTCTCCCTGGTGACGTATCTGCGTGAGCGCCCCGGCGCCCACGTACAGGACGTCGCGCGGGCCTTCGGGATCACCGAGGACGAGCTGATCTCGGACCTCGACGTCCTGCCCATGTGCGGGACGAGCTTCCGCGGCGGGGATCTGCTCGACATCGACACCGACGGCGACCGCATCTGGTGGCACAACCCGGACGACGTCGCGGAGCCGCTGCGGCTCGCGGCCGACGAGGCGACGGCCCTGCTCGTCGCCGCCCGCGCTGTCGCGACGCTGCCCGGCCTGCGCGAGAGCGACCGTCAGGCCCTGCTGCGGGCCACCGCCAAGCTGGAGGCAGCCGCCGGTGAGGTGGGGGCAGCCAGCTCCCGGCTCTCGGTCACCTTCGAGTCCGAGGGCGGCGTCTTCGCCGATGTGGACCGGGCGATCTCCGAGCGCCGCCGCCTCTGGCTGCGCTACTACTCGCCCGCGCGCGACGAGCTCACCGAGCGCGAGGTGGACCCGATCCGGCTGTTCGCCGTCGGGCACACCTATATGGAGGCCTGGTGCCGGTCCTCCGAGGACAGGCGTACCTTCCGCCTCGACAGGGTCGCCGAGATCCGGCTGCTCGACGAACCGGCCGCGCCGCCGGAGCTGGAGCTCCGGGACCTGTCGGAGGGCCTGGTCCAGCCCGCCGCGGAGGACCCCGAGGTCGTGGTCGAGGTCGGTCCCGGCGGACGCTGGGTCGCCGAGTACTACCCGCACGACAGCGCCGAGGAACTGCCCGACGGCGGCCTGCGGATCACCCTGCGCACACCGGACCCGGCATCGCTCCGAAGGCTGGCGCTCCGGCTCGGCGGGGAGGGCCGCATCGTCTCGCCGCCGGAACTGGCG
- a CDS encoding helix-turn-helix transcriptional regulator — MAIAKAERLMNLALCLLGTRRPLSKRELRGSIEAYLEAGSDDAFNRMFERDKDDLRELGLVIETVENLDGDTGYLARRDSNRLPPITLDAEEAAALGLAAKVWQQARLAGAASGALQKLRAAGMPEAEDAYEVHSALEPRIPVHEAAFEPLMLACRDRRPVTFDYRKANAARPEQRQVEPWTLECWRGHWYLAGWDRERGAERVFRLSRITGKVRSRAGAFTAEVPDVVTVRETVESWAGETATRTALIRLRADSGYPLRARAISVRELGDGWEELEIPYGHGLDAWLVEFGPDVVVTEPADLRAGVVDRLRAVAKD; from the coding sequence ATGGCGATTGCCAAGGCCGAGCGGCTGATGAACCTGGCACTGTGTCTGCTGGGGACCCGGCGCCCGCTCAGCAAGCGCGAACTGCGCGGTTCCATCGAGGCCTACCTCGAAGCGGGATCCGACGACGCCTTCAACCGGATGTTCGAGCGCGACAAGGACGATCTGCGCGAGCTCGGTCTGGTCATCGAGACCGTGGAGAACCTGGACGGCGACACGGGCTACCTCGCCCGCCGTGACAGCAACCGGCTGCCCCCCATCACGCTGGACGCCGAGGAGGCCGCTGCCCTCGGGCTGGCCGCCAAGGTCTGGCAGCAGGCCCGGCTGGCCGGTGCGGCCAGCGGAGCCCTGCAGAAGCTGCGGGCCGCGGGCATGCCGGAGGCGGAGGACGCCTACGAGGTGCACAGTGCCCTCGAACCCCGTATCCCCGTCCACGAGGCCGCGTTCGAGCCGCTGATGCTGGCGTGCCGCGACCGCCGGCCGGTGACCTTCGACTACCGCAAGGCCAACGCCGCCCGTCCCGAGCAGCGCCAGGTCGAGCCGTGGACGCTGGAGTGCTGGCGCGGGCACTGGTACCTGGCCGGCTGGGACCGGGAGCGAGGTGCGGAGCGGGTGTTCCGGCTCTCCCGGATCACGGGCAAGGTGCGCTCGCGCGCCGGTGCCTTCACCGCCGAGGTCCCTGATGTGGTCACCGTCCGCGAGACCGTCGAGAGCTGGGCGGGGGAGACGGCGACCCGTACAGCGCTGATCAGGCTGAGGGCCGACTCCGGCTACCCGCTCCGGGCCCGGGCGATATCGGTCCGGGAACTCGGGGACGGGTGGGAGGAGTTGGAGATTCCGTACGGACACGGCCTGGACGCCTGGCTCGTCGAGTTCGGCCCGGACGTCGTCGTGACCGAACCTGCGGATCTGCGGGCCGGCGTGGTGGACCGGCTGCGCGCCGTGGCCAAGGACTGA
- a CDS encoding FKBP-type peptidyl-prolyl cis-trans isomerase: MSIEKPEIDFPGGEPPADLEIKEIWEGEGAEAKAGQTVSVHYVGVSFSTGEEFDASWNRGTPLQFQLGAGQVIKGWDQGVQGMKVGGRRQLTIPAHLAYGDRGAGGKIAPGETLIFVCDLVAV; this comes from the coding sequence GTGAGCATCGAGAAGCCCGAGATCGACTTCCCGGGTGGCGAGCCGCCGGCCGACCTGGAGATCAAGGAGATCTGGGAAGGCGAAGGTGCCGAGGCCAAGGCCGGCCAGACCGTCTCCGTCCACTACGTGGGCGTGTCCTTCTCCACCGGCGAGGAGTTCGACGCCTCCTGGAACCGCGGTACGCCGCTCCAGTTCCAGCTCGGTGCCGGCCAGGTCATCAAGGGCTGGGACCAGGGCGTGCAGGGCATGAAGGTCGGCGGCCGTCGCCAGCTGACCATCCCCGCGCACCTCGCGTACGGTGACCGCGGCGCCGGCGGCAAGATCGCCCCGGGCGAGACGCTGATCTTCGTCTGCGACCTGGTCGCCGTCTGA
- a CDS encoding FKBP-type peptidyl-prolyl cis-trans isomerase produces the protein MRRIAGLLVVPLLLVSAACGSDDKGSDSASASASASTPTKGGFPAITAGAKFGEKPTLAKGTGTPPKELKTKVVSEGDGATLKNGDAIQVNYLGQAWDSDKPFDNSFDRKQPFDLTLGAGMVIQGWDKGLVGQKVGSRVELVIPPDLGYGANGQGDIKPNATLVFVVDVLKAKQIPASAKGTPVAQDNTDLPKVGTNTDGKAPTLTIPSKVAPPKKLVSNYVLESKGEVVKETDTVVVNYVAKLWKDGKEFDNTYKTGKTASFPLAQVTLKGLKDGMIGKKIGSRVLLVIPPDQGLGDKAQQSIPANSTLVFAVDILAKM, from the coding sequence GTGCGCCGAATTGCCGGCCTTCTCGTCGTCCCCCTGCTGCTGGTGTCAGCGGCCTGCGGCAGCGACGACAAGGGCTCCGACTCCGCTTCCGCCTCCGCGTCCGCGTCCACCCCCACGAAGGGCGGGTTCCCCGCCATCACCGCGGGCGCGAAGTTCGGCGAGAAGCCCACCCTGGCCAAGGGCACGGGAACGCCGCCCAAGGAGCTGAAGACCAAGGTCGTCAGTGAGGGCGACGGCGCGACGCTCAAGAACGGCGACGCGATCCAGGTCAACTACCTGGGGCAGGCCTGGGACTCCGACAAGCCGTTCGACAACAGTTTCGACCGCAAGCAGCCGTTCGATCTCACGCTCGGCGCCGGCATGGTCATCCAGGGCTGGGACAAGGGCCTGGTCGGGCAGAAGGTCGGCAGCAGGGTCGAACTCGTCATCCCGCCGGACCTCGGATACGGCGCGAACGGCCAGGGCGACATCAAGCCGAACGCCACCCTCGTCTTCGTCGTCGACGTCCTGAAGGCGAAGCAGATCCCGGCGTCGGCCAAGGGCACCCCGGTCGCCCAGGACAACACCGACCTGCCGAAGGTGGGCACGAACACCGACGGCAAGGCACCGACCCTCACGATCCCCAGCAAGGTCGCCCCGCCCAAGAAGCTGGTCTCCAACTACGTGCTGGAGTCCAAGGGCGAGGTCGTGAAGGAGACCGACACGGTCGTCGTGAACTACGTGGCCAAGCTGTGGAAGGACGGCAAGGAGTTCGACAACACGTACAAAACGGGCAAGACGGCCTCCTTCCCGCTCGCCCAGGTCACCCTCAAGGGCCTCAAGGACGGCATGATCGGCAAGAAGATCGGCAGCCGCGTGCTGCTGGTCATCCCGCCGGACCAGGGCCTCGGTGACAAGGCGCAGCAGTCCATCCCCGCGAACTCCACGCTCGTCTTCGCCGTGGACATCCTCGCAAAGATGTAA
- the pafA gene encoding Pup--protein ligase, with amino-acid sequence MDRRIFGLENEYGVTCTFRGQRRLSPDEVARYLFRRVVSWGRSSNVFLRNGARLYLDVGSHPEYATPECDNLTELVTHDKAGERILEGLLVDAERRLHEEGIAGDVYLFKNNTDSAGNSYGCHENYLVARHGEFSRLADILIPFLVTRQLICGAGKVLQTPRGAVYCVSQRAEHIWEGVSSATTRSRPIINTRDEPHADAERYRRLHVIVGDSNMSETTMLLKVGATDLVLRMIEAGTVMRDLTLENPIRAIREVSHDITGQRKVRLASGREASAIEVQREYYEKAVDFVDRRGIRTGNVAKVLELWGRTLDAIEAEDLDRIGTEIDWVMKYKLIERYRAKHNMTMSNPRVAQIDLAYHDIHRRRGLYYLLERKGQAARICNDLKIFEGKSVPPQTTRARLRGDFIRRAQEQRRDFTVDWVHLKLNDQAQRTVLCKDPFRSVDDRVEKLIAGM; translated from the coding sequence ATGGACCGCCGCATTTTCGGGCTGGAGAACGAGTACGGCGTCACGTGCACGTTCAGGGGACAGCGCCGACTGTCTCCTGATGAAGTGGCGCGCTACCTCTTCCGCCGTGTTGTGTCATGGGGCCGCAGCAGCAATGTCTTTCTGCGGAACGGCGCCCGCCTCTACCTCGACGTGGGATCGCATCCGGAATATGCAACCCCCGAATGCGACAACCTGACCGAACTGGTCACCCACGACAAGGCCGGCGAGCGCATTCTCGAAGGCCTGCTTGTCGACGCCGAACGCCGCCTGCACGAGGAGGGAATCGCAGGCGACGTCTATCTCTTCAAGAACAACACCGACTCGGCGGGAAACTCCTACGGATGTCATGAGAACTACCTCGTGGCCCGGCACGGAGAATTCTCCCGGCTCGCGGACATCCTCATTCCCTTCCTCGTCACGAGGCAGCTGATCTGCGGCGCCGGCAAGGTGCTGCAGACCCCGCGGGGCGCCGTCTACTGCGTCAGCCAGCGTGCCGAGCACATCTGGGAGGGCGTCAGCTCCGCGACGACGCGTTCCCGGCCGATCATCAACACCCGCGACGAACCGCACGCGGACGCGGAGCGCTACCGGCGCCTCCACGTCATCGTCGGTGACTCCAACATGTCCGAGACGACGATGCTCCTCAAGGTCGGCGCGACCGACCTGGTGCTCCGCATGATCGAGGCGGGCACGGTGATGCGGGATCTGACGCTGGAGAACCCGATCCGGGCGATCCGTGAGGTCAGCCACGACATCACGGGACAGCGCAAGGTACGACTCGCCAGCGGCCGCGAGGCATCCGCCATAGAGGTGCAGCGCGAGTACTACGAGAAGGCCGTGGACTTCGTGGACCGCCGCGGGATCCGTACGGGCAACGTCGCGAAGGTCCTCGAACTGTGGGGCCGTACCCTCGACGCGATCGAGGCCGAGGACCTCGACCGGATCGGCACCGAGATCGACTGGGTCATGAAGTACAAGCTCATCGAGCGGTACCGGGCCAAGCACAACATGACCATGTCGAATCCGCGGGTCGCCCAGATAGACCTCGCCTACCACGACATCCACCGCCGCCGGGGCCTGTACTACCTGCTGGAACGCAAGGGGCAGGCCGCCCGTATCTGCAACGACCTGAAGATCTTCGAGGGCAAGTCGGTGCCTCCGCAGACGACCAGGGCGCGGCTGCGGGGCGACTTCATCCGGCGGGCCCAGGAACAGCGGCGGGACTTCACCGTCGACTGGGTCCATCTCAAGCTCAACGACCAGGCGCAGCGCACGGTGTTGTGCAAGGACCCGTTCCGATCCGTCGACGACCGAGTGGAGAAGCTGATCGCGGGTATGTGA
- a CDS encoding MFS transporter codes for MAAGYLDILRARHAARLLTGTLVGRLPNGTAHIAIVLFTRAEGGSYTLAGALAAVYGLATAVGQPLLGRAVDLYGQPRVQLPASVLSALGMALLAVAGFGSLPLAYAAVVVAGVFTPPLEGGLRALWPSVLGSEDRVHRAYAMDAVAQEVMFTIGPLLVTLLVSLWSPAAALLVINAIGVLGALSVVLSEPSRTWRSAPREAHWLGALRSRGLLALLGSFFFVGMALGSITVAGVAYADDHGRESVYGWLMAALGLGALIGGAVYGARQWSGPPERRLRVIVALLALGYLPLMLTPGVVAMTVLAAVAGVFLAPAIACSFIVVDRHAPRGTVTEAFSWLVTTFGVGAAVGTAVAGPAVELGGTAWSFAVAGAGGVAALIVLLSTGRVLAVPGHSAVAVRGPGGDRTGAVETGLSQGPQA; via the coding sequence ATGGCCGCGGGATATCTGGACATCCTCCGGGCGCGGCATGCCGCCCGGCTGCTGACGGGCACCCTGGTGGGGCGACTGCCGAACGGCACCGCGCACATCGCGATCGTGCTGTTCACCCGCGCGGAGGGCGGCAGCTACACCCTCGCCGGCGCGCTCGCCGCCGTGTACGGGCTTGCCACGGCGGTCGGACAGCCGCTGCTGGGCCGCGCGGTCGACCTCTACGGCCAGCCCCGGGTCCAGCTCCCCGCCTCCGTCCTCTCGGCCCTCGGCATGGCCCTGCTCGCCGTGGCGGGTTTCGGTTCCCTGCCGTTGGCCTACGCGGCGGTGGTCGTGGCCGGAGTGTTCACACCGCCCCTGGAGGGCGGCCTGCGGGCCCTGTGGCCGAGCGTGCTCGGGAGTGAGGACCGGGTGCACCGGGCCTATGCCATGGATGCGGTGGCCCAGGAGGTCATGTTCACGATCGGACCGCTGCTGGTGACCCTGCTGGTGTCCCTCTGGTCGCCGGCCGCCGCGTTGCTCGTCATCAACGCGATCGGGGTCCTGGGGGCGCTCTCCGTCGTCCTGTCCGAGCCGTCCAGGACCTGGCGCTCCGCCCCGCGCGAGGCGCACTGGCTGGGTGCGCTGCGCTCGCGCGGGCTGCTGGCGCTGCTCGGCTCGTTCTTCTTCGTCGGGATGGCGCTGGGCTCCATCACCGTGGCCGGTGTGGCGTACGCCGACGACCACGGCCGGGAGTCCGTCTACGGCTGGCTGATGGCGGCCCTGGGCCTGGGCGCGCTGATCGGCGGAGCGGTGTACGGGGCCCGGCAGTGGTCCGGGCCGCCCGAGCGCAGGCTCCGGGTGATCGTGGCGCTGCTGGCCCTCGGGTATCTGCCGCTGATGCTGACGCCGGGTGTGGTGGCCATGACCGTGCTGGCAGCCGTCGCCGGGGTGTTCCTGGCCCCGGCCATCGCCTGCTCGTTCATCGTCGTCGACCGGCACGCCCCGCGGGGCACGGTGACGGAGGCGTTCTCCTGGCTGGTGACGACGTTCGGTGTGGGCGCCGCGGTGGGAACGGCGGTGGCGGGCCCGGCCGTGGAGCTCGGCGGGACGGCGTGGAGCTTCGCCGTGGCGGGGGCCGGCGGCGTGGCCGCGCTGATCGTGCTGCTGTCCACCGGAAGGGTCCTCGCGGTCCCCGGGCACAGCGCCGTCGCGGTCCGCGGTCCGGGAGGCGACCGGACGGGCGCCGTCGAAACCGGCTTGAGCCAGGGCCCCCAGGCGTGA
- a CDS encoding LacI family DNA-binding transcriptional regulator: MTRPAPPGPPRPTSRDVARAAGVSQATVSLVLGDKWRGRVSESTAGRVRDAARDLGYRPNLAARNLRLGHTRTALLVVPALTNEFFARVYTGAAAVAAEHGFGVVLYPSPDGTGPARDPFASARAALDGVIASSMAADALGALRGAGLPLVMLDSDPAAPGPAARVNLDIADGMRQVAGHLLSLGHRRFLHLASAVDSWTFAVRARALHEALSGVPGSDVRTVPAALDVRAGRDAAERALVLPGPRPTAVVCDDDILAAGACKAARRLGLRVPDDLSVTGFDDLALATAVEPELTTVRLPAEQVGERGMSALLAVLEGRQAEPGSLPVHLVVRGSSAPPPAGPTA; the protein is encoded by the coding sequence GTGACCAGACCCGCACCACCCGGCCCGCCCCGGCCCACCAGCCGCGACGTGGCACGGGCCGCAGGCGTCTCCCAGGCCACCGTCTCCCTGGTCCTCGGTGACAAATGGCGCGGCCGGGTCTCCGAGAGCACCGCCGGCCGGGTGCGCGACGCCGCCCGCGACCTCGGCTACCGGCCCAACCTGGCCGCCCGCAACCTGCGCCTCGGCCACACCAGGACCGCACTGCTGGTCGTCCCCGCCCTGACCAACGAGTTCTTCGCCCGGGTCTACACCGGCGCCGCCGCGGTCGCCGCGGAGCACGGCTTCGGCGTCGTCCTGTACCCGTCACCCGACGGCACGGGACCGGCCCGGGACCCCTTCGCCTCGGCACGCGCGGCCCTGGACGGGGTGATCGCCTCCTCGATGGCCGCCGACGCCCTGGGCGCCCTGCGCGGCGCCGGACTCCCCCTGGTCATGCTCGACAGCGACCCCGCGGCGCCGGGCCCCGCGGCCAGGGTCAACCTCGACATCGCCGACGGGATGCGTCAGGTGGCCGGTCACCTGCTCTCCCTCGGCCACCGCCGCTTCCTCCACCTCGCCTCGGCCGTCGACTCCTGGACCTTCGCGGTCCGCGCCCGCGCCCTCCACGAGGCCCTGAGCGGCGTCCCCGGCAGCGACGTGCGGACCGTGCCCGCCGCGCTGGACGTACGGGCCGGCCGCGACGCGGCGGAACGCGCGCTGGTCCTCCCCGGGCCCCGCCCCACCGCCGTCGTCTGCGACGACGACATCCTGGCCGCGGGTGCCTGCAAGGCCGCCCGCCGGCTCGGGCTGCGTGTTCCGGACGACCTCTCGGTCACCGGCTTCGACGACCTGGCCCTGGCCACGGCGGTCGAGCCGGAACTCACCACGGTGCGGCTGCCCGCCGAGCAGGTCGGTGAGCGCGGCATGAGCGCCCTCCTGGCCGTGCTCGAAGGCCGGCAGGCCGAGCCCGGCAGCCTGCCCGTACACCTCGTCGTACGGGGCTCCAGCGCGCCGCCGCCCGCCGGCCCCACCGCATGA
- the prcA gene encoding proteasome subunit alpha, with product MSTPFYVSPQQAMADRAEYARKGIARGRSLVVLQYADGIVFVGENPSRALHKFSEIYDRIGFAAAGKYNEYENLRIGGVRYADLRGYTYDRDDVTARGLANVYAQTLGTIFSSAAEKPYEVELVVAEVGDGPEGDQIYRLPHDGSIVDEHGSVAVGGNAEQISTFLDQRHRDGMSLAEALKLAVQALSRDPNGSEREIPAERLEVAVLDRTRPQQRKFKRIVGRQLARLLEADGAGATPTDAPSDTEEADGADTSAATTDAGKPGGKKAAPDSSGAGDSTDSGGDVE from the coding sequence GTGTCGACGCCGTTCTATGTCTCACCTCAGCAGGCCATGGCCGACCGGGCGGAATACGCCCGGAAGGGCATCGCCCGTGGTCGCAGCCTGGTTGTGCTGCAGTACGCCGACGGCATTGTGTTCGTCGGCGAGAACCCGTCCCGTGCGCTGCACAAGTTCAGCGAGATCTATGACCGGATCGGTTTCGCCGCCGCCGGCAAGTACAACGAGTACGAGAATCTCCGCATCGGCGGAGTGCGCTACGCCGATCTGCGCGGATACACCTATGACCGCGACGATGTGACGGCGCGTGGACTGGCGAACGTCTACGCGCAGACGCTCGGCACCATTTTCTCCAGTGCTGCCGAGAAACCGTACGAGGTGGAACTGGTGGTCGCCGAGGTCGGCGACGGGCCCGAGGGCGACCAGATCTACCGGCTGCCGCACGACGGATCGATCGTCGACGAGCACGGCTCGGTCGCGGTCGGCGGCAATGCGGAACAGATCAGCACCTTCCTCGACCAGCGCCACCGTGACGGGATGTCGCTCGCCGAGGCGCTGAAGCTGGCGGTGCAGGCGCTGTCCCGCGATCCCAACGGCAGCGAGCGGGAGATCCCCGCGGAACGGCTGGAGGTCGCGGTCCTGGACCGTACGAGGCCGCAGCAGCGCAAGTTCAAGCGGATCGTCGGCCGGCAGCTCGCGCGGCTGCTGGAGGCCGACGGCGCCGGTGCGACGCCGACGGACGCCCCTTCGGACACCGAGGAAGCCGACGGCGCGGACACCTCCGCCGCCACGACGGACGCGGGCAAGCCGGGCGGGAAGAAGGCAGCCCCGGACTCCTCCGGCGCCGGTGACTCCACCGACTCCGGCGGCGACGTCGAGTAG
- the prcB gene encoding proteasome subunit beta, whose protein sequence is MEANTRSTGRLPAAFLTPGSSSFMDFLSDQSPGMLPGNRQLPPMKGAIEAPHGTTIVAASFPGGVVLAGDRRATMGNMIAQRDIEKVFPADEYSAVGIAGTAGLAVEMVKLFQLELEHFEKVEGAQLSLEGKANRLSTMIRSNLAMAMQGLAVVPLFAGYDVDRERGRIFSYDVTGGRSEEHGYASTGSGSIFARNSMKKLYREDLTEEQTLTLVVQALYDAADDDSATGGPDVGRRIYPILTVITDEGFRKLTETESSEIARSILERRLEQPDGPRAALL, encoded by the coding sequence GTGGAAGCCAACACTCGTAGCACCGGGCGTCTACCAGCTGCCTTCCTGACGCCCGGGTCCTCTTCGTTCATGGACTTCCTGTCCGACCAGTCGCCCGGGATGCTCCCGGGCAACCGGCAGCTGCCGCCCATGAAGGGGGCCATCGAGGCGCCGCACGGCACCACGATCGTCGCGGCCTCCTTCCCCGGCGGTGTCGTCCTGGCCGGTGACCGGCGGGCGACCATGGGCAACATGATCGCGCAGCGCGACATCGAGAAGGTCTTCCCGGCCGACGAGTACTCGGCGGTGGGTATCGCCGGCACGGCCGGTCTGGCCGTGGAGATGGTCAAGCTCTTCCAGCTGGAGCTGGAGCACTTCGAGAAGGTCGAGGGGGCCCAGCTCTCCCTGGAGGGCAAGGCGAACCGGCTCTCCACGATGATCCGGAGCAACCTCGCGATGGCCATGCAGGGCCTCGCCGTGGTGCCGCTCTTCGCCGGCTACGACGTCGACCGCGAGCGGGGCCGGATCTTCAGCTACGACGTCACCGGCGGCCGTTCCGAGGAGCACGGGTACGCGTCCACCGGATCCGGTTCGATCTTCGCCCGCAACTCGATGAAGAAGCTCTACCGCGAGGACCTGACGGAGGAGCAGACGCTCACGCTGGTCGTACAGGCGTTGTACGACGCGGCGGACGACGACTCGGCGACCGGTGGTCCGGACGTGGGCCGTCGTATCTATCCGATCCTCACCGTCATCACCGACGAGGGCTTCCGGAAGCTGACCGAGACGGAATCCTCCGAGATCGCCCGCTCGATTCTGGAACGCCGGCTGGAACAGCCCGACGGCCCGCGCGCCGCGCTGCTCTGA
- a CDS encoding ubiquitin-like protein Pup, producing MATKDTGGGQQKATRSTEEVEEQAQEAQGSEDLKERQEKLSDDVDDVLDEIDDVLEANAEDFVRSFVQKGGE from the coding sequence ATGGCGACCAAGGACACCGGCGGCGGACAGCAGAAGGCGACGCGCTCCACCGAGGAGGTCGAGGAGCAGGCCCAGGAGGCGCAGGGCTCCGAGGACCTCAAGGAGCGACAGGAGAAGCTCAGCGACGACGTGGACGACGTCCTCGACGAGATCGACGACGTGCTCGAGGCCAATGCCGAGGACTTCGTTCGCTCGTTCGTCCAAAAGGGCGGGGAGTAA